From the Trifolium pratense cultivar HEN17-A07 linkage group LG4, ARS_RC_1.1, whole genome shotgun sequence genome, the window aacattttttccCTTATTGGACCTTATTAGAGCTGTCAATTAAAATGAATCATTTAAAATGTTAATAATCAATGTAAATGTGAGATTTAATCGctcataattaaaattcaacCGACAAGTACAATGATTTATGTACTGGGATTTATTAGAGTTGTCAAATGAGCCGACTCAGCCCGGTCTAGCCCGGTGGGCCAAACTAATATATGGGTCAGATTGCCCTGGCCCAATTATTATTGGGTACACATTAACGGGTCCGACCCTACCCAATATGGCCATGGGCTAATGGGCCAACCCAtcacattttaattattattttttgtttattcaattttttatgtcacTTTGATgtattattttctcataattataaattttattaagatATAATTGTATgaaagtataaataatttttacatcaacaCTAATTATTAAACTTAaacatttaactatatttttttataagaatttcTACATTTTAATAGTAGCGTAACAGTATCAGTATCAGGCTATAAACTACGTAAAAAAATCTACATCAGTAGAATtgataaaaatagaataaaattgtatattttgaaTTATACCCTTTTACATAGTCAATCAAAATTAATGAGATTAAAAAAGTCCAAAATAATACTCACTTTTTATGGTAAGTATGTATATAGTTCTATCGACTCCTCATCTTTCATTCTTATATATAAAGTTCACCACCATCggtaattttatatatttctgTCATCACAAAACTTGTACTCCATTTAACTATCATTTGAGATTAATTGAGAGAAAAATGGTTTTTAACATGAACTTAGTGGTCTTGGGCCTCTTGGCCATGGTTGTTTTGATCTCCACAAACGGAGTAGCATCAATGAATTTGCATGAGACCTCTTCAATATCTGATAAAACAGGTCTGTTTGCATATATTATCTTATTGTATATATTCTAAtctaatttaaattttggtaAGGTGTATATTCTAATTTAATTAGCTCTCTTAACTTTAgtcatttttttaatggcaaaaaatatagtattacacattatatatacgaaataaaataagatagtTGAACTTTAGTCATATATAACTATAAAATAGGGATATCACAATATTTTATAGGTAgagatcggagttcgaacctcagATACTCTGCTTATCCACCTTAgtagtgaaatttctagccactaagctacctaacaaaaaaattgattacatTTATAATACATATTCTGATACCATGTAAGAATTCAATGTCTTGCATTTTCATtgatattatttgttgtttgttCCGATGACGAGGGATTCGGGTAATACGCCGTAGGTCATGAGTTTgattctcagctcattgtaaacaaaaaaaaattttgtttatatatatattaggaaactaATCAATACACAAAATTGTGTTTCCTATACAAATAtgaatatataagtaaaaaaatacaaatatgaaTATACTAAATATAGAGAGATATTGatatattttaatagaaataaataaCGTTCAATATTTAGAgacgaaaaaaataataatcaaagttTGTGTCTCTAAAATTCGGTACAAAGATAGagattaatttcatatttttttcatttcaaattttcCTACTCTAATGCAatgttttttcatttaaatatttgTTGATATAATTTGATTAAACTTACTCATAAACATTTTCCTACATATCTTTTCAGTAAATGTTGTTGGTGACAAGTGCAGCAAGTTAAGTATTGAAATAAGCCAAAATATGACTGGCCTAATTGGTGGTATTCCAGAACACAGCGTTGTGATTGCAAATACATGTGTGAGTGATTGTGTCATCTCTAATATTCATGTTGCATGTGGCAAGTTCAGTTCTGCGATACTTATCAACCCAACAACGTTTAAGCGTCTCGAATACAATGATTGTCTTGTTAATAATGGACAACCTTTATCTGGAGGAGCTGTTATTTCCTTTAAGTATGCTAATACATTTCCTTATGAGCTCTCTGTTTCTAACGCAATGGTAGTTTGTAAATGAGATATATCCTTCATGTTTAATACGTTTTGAATTTACGAAAGTTCGAAAATAATAGACAATATGACTACAATCACTTTTTGGGAAAGTTCTTACTTTTGTTTATGCCAATACCTATTCTTATTCACTCTATGTTTCTACTCTCACATGTCATTCATCTTCTctacatttattttttggtcaagatcTTCTCCacgttttaaattttaaaattttcaatttatggtagttaaaatattgaatttaatttattggTGTGGTGAACTAAAGTTCAAATTTTAGCTCAAAGATGTGTTCAcatttaatattgaattttcttttagatagaattatattattttctccATGTAAAAAATTTACAAGTAACAAAGAATAAAAATGCACGATTATTCTtgtataacaaaaaattaacaattacaTACTATATATGATAACAAACATGAGGGCCGATCTAACATATTAGGAGGAGgttttttaaagtttataaacgtatttttttaaaatgattattgTGAGCTTAGTTTAGTTGGTGATAATATCGCTTCGCACTATATATGAAGAGAGAATTATCTCATTTCTCTATTTCCAAAGCCTCCAAATAGCAGCGTGCCAAATCAACGCGAACCCTTTTCGAATTTGCTTATTGGTTGCAGCCCCTGTTAAACaatcaaacaacaaaaaatgtttgGAGGAATAACAATCACCAAGCCGAGCCAACAGAAAATAGCGTTCCAAATCTGACTCGCAAAATCGCAAAAAAGGAACAAATGGAGCCCAGACTCCTCTTTCCCATTACCGTGCACACAATCGAGTGACCCTCCATCAGATTGAATACCTCAAATAGCCAAATTACATTTCGTCTGCACTCGATTACGCAGCAGCTTCCACGAAAAAGCAATAACTTTAGACGGTGCCAGACTTTTCCAAATATTCTTAAACACCCGTAGCTCTTGAACATTGAACTCCGGTACCGAAGAATAAGCCATCCCAAGGTACTCATAAATCGAGCTAACTGAAAACAGCCCGTCATCTTCTAATCGCCAGCGCCACACATCATCCGAGTCCGAGAACTCCGTAACCAACGGAAGCTCTTCCTTTAAACTAAGAAGGAGCTCTTCCTCCCACACAAACAATCTCCGCCTCATCTCAACTCCAGCGCCAACTCTACGCCTCTCTCCACCCATACATCACTTACCAAGTTACCATCGAATCTTGTTGCGTGAAAATAGAAAACCGCGTCGAGTTCCCATTACCCAATCTTCTACTCAAATTTGTTGCAAACCAACTAACCGCTTCCTTTATATCTAAACCACACAAATCTTTCCACCATATGGAAGCTCGGCTAGGCAGCCCCTGACCAATCCAATGCACCATATAACGCACATTTTGGCCATATTTTGCAACCAAAACCTCTTTCCAAAAAGCATTCTCCTTGTGTAGAAGTCTCCATCTCTATTTGATGAGGAGACTAAGATTTGCCAAACCAATGTCCCTCACCCCTAATCCTCCTTGGCTTCTTGGCCTACACACCTCCTTCCAAGACACCCAACTTCCTTCCCCCTTTCACACCTCCCCACAAGAATTCTCTTTGCAATCGGATAATTAACACAATCCGTCCTCCAAGACTCACATAACGGTGTCTCCACAAGTGAAATTTTCTTCTAAGTTGGTCAAGCAAAGGAACCCAAGTGGAGCTTCTACGAGAATTCGCCCCCACCGGAAGGCCTAAGTAAGAGAAAGGAACCACACCTTGCTTACAATTGAGAAAATTGCAACCCATATTCATAAAGAGAGGTGGTACATTAACACCTATCAAGCAACTCTTCCAAAAATTCACTTTAAGACCCGAAGTTAACTCAAACCCTCTCAACAAAGCTTTTAACGTCCATAAGTTTTCCATAGAAGCCTCCCCAATGCACTGCGGAGCTAGCCTAAAATGTTGGGGCGGGCCGCAACGgtgtttggaaaaaaaaatctatggaAAGCTAAAGATgcataaatagtttttttttgaacaagccaaaatgagatgtatatatataaaaatagtcttttagcacaagacgtaccaatAAGACTAACCAAGGTTACAAATACAGTCAAAAATACatgaaccaaaagaaactatatAAGGCCCAAACAAAGCAAAGGACTAGATGCATAAATAGTTAATTTTGGTGAGTTTCGATAACATATACTCCCCCCGTCTCAAAAAGATTGTCTTTTAAGATTGTTTCACACATATTATGAAATGTAATTATGTTGTTagaagaaataatatttttactaaatttcgaaatgcgtgcattcaatgcctcaaaaatacaaaaagttgttttttcaatataaattttattttttatttcctttttaggtatttAACAAGTGCAccggggacactgtttagcatgacctttATCTTTATTAGTTATAAGTTTGTTTCCTTGGTAATAATGAATATAGTAATTATTATTGGTACAATtgaaaaattttacattaaaaagtgagaatgtgacaattattttgtgacaataTCTCTTATTCATAAAATGACAATTATTTTAGGACGgatgaaatatcaaataaaGAAGAAACTAAAACAAGATAGTCTTTTAAGTTCACACATTTattcaaaatcaaaagaaacTCAACAAATTATAAAGATAAGTTTTTGGGGTGGTTTCTTCTCTGTTTACatctttttctctttcaatttccatcattttcttcttcttctttcaattttatgtcATGATGATGAGAGCTCTGCTTTGCTTCAGTTCAAGTCCTCCTTCACTATAGTTACTTACTCTTATTATTGCGATAAACCTGCTTCAAATTATTGTCATGATTTTCCTTTGAAAACAGCAACTTGGAAAAATGGGAGTGACTGTTGTTCATGGAATCGTGTCACATGTGACACCATCTCTGGTCACGTCATTGGTCTCAACCTTGGCTGTGAAGGCCTTGCAGGTGAATTACATTCAAACAGTACCCTTAACAACTTGACTGGTCTAGTTGATTTTCAAAACTTTTCCAAACTTCAAAATCTGGTTTCCCTATCCCTTTCATATAATAGCCCATTATCACTCAAATTTGAATCCAATGTCAATTACAATTTTTCTCAACTAAAGGTATTAGATTTGTCTTCTTTGAGTTTGACTGAATTTCCTTAGATTATCAGGAAACCTTTCAAGTTTGGATTTTCTTGATTTGTCCAATAACAAACTTAGTGGAAGTGTGCCCAATTGGTTACTTGAAACAGTGGattcattaacttttttgaaccTCTCTCAAAACTTGTTCACGTCGATAAACCAATTCTCAAGGAATAAATACAAGCTTTGTGTTCTTGATCTTAGTTTTAACCTATTGGAAGGTGACCTCCCTGTGTCAATTTGCAATATGATTTCACTTCAAGTACTCAAGCTGAGTACTGCAATATGTTTGTAGTTAGATAATGTTTGTATGTAGCTTGAATTCACTTTTTATCCTAAACAGACAACTCATTTAAAGTGCAAACTTTTATTTACAATTCCAAATAAACTTCACATTTCAAACAGTAAAATACTCTTTGATAGCTTCCAGAATCTGTTTTGATGCTTCAGGACCAAGCAACCTTGGAAAGCTTGAACCAAGATCAACATCAATAGTCTTGTTTCTAATAACACCATCTCTTTTTCTCAGATAAGCTTTATCTTCCTCTCCTACATCTCTCTCAGCAAAGGTGCAATCATCCGACCATATCACTAACACTTGAAATCGGATCGATATGGTCTCTGATGATCTCATCTATCCGCTCACCTCCATTTTCGGTCTGGATGCGAACAAATATAGCGGGTGGAGATGCATAACACAGTCTAAGTGTATCAAATACAAACTCTTGATTTTGTTAACATTTGCTAGCAAGCGTTTGTAGTCCAACGGTTAGGATAATTGCCTTCCAAGCAATAGACCCGGGTTCGACTCCCGGCAAACGCAATTAATtgtcattataaaaatataaatttaattttggaaaaatattttattataaagaaCATTAAAATAATCTTATGATGACTATAATTTTTTAGGGAAGACCATTTTTAGTCCTTAAAAATATTAGCCCGAATTCAGTCCTCACAAAAATAAAGTTCATGTTAGTCTTCTGCATTTTAAAATTAGGGAGAAATTAGTTTCTCTATTGTAACGAGTTAGAGACTAATTTGTCCTCGGTATAGAAGTGTCAGAAACTAGTTCGTAGGTGGTCTCTCTACAA encodes:
- the LOC123920748 gene encoding protein TAPETUM DETERMINANT 1-like, which encodes MVVLISTNGVASMNLHETSSISDKTVNVVGDKCSKLSIEISQNMTGLIGGIPEHSVVIANTCVSDCVISNIHVACGKFSSAILINPTTFKRLEYNDCLVNNGQPLSGGAVISFKYANTFPYELSVSNAMVVCK